Part of the Drosophila kikkawai strain 14028-0561.14 chromosome 3L, DkikHiC1v2, whole genome shotgun sequence genome is shown below.
CCGAGGGTGCATCTGGTGCGCGTGGGTTCCGAGCAGCGGCATGTGGTGACCTATCCCTTTCCAGAAACACAGTTCATTGCGGTGACAGCCTACCAAAACGAGGAGGTCACCTCGCTCAAGATCAAATACAATCCTTTTGCAAAGGCCTTCCTCGATGCCAAGGAGCGACCGGACACGCTTTATCCACATGACACCCACTATGGCTGGCTTATACCTCCGCCCACGCACTACaccaccgctgctgctgctgcagtggcCGCTCCTCCACCGCTACCCATTGCGCAGAGTCATGGCCTGGTGGGTTCCTGTCCCAGCGTATCCTCCGCCGCGTCAGTGGGTTCATCTTCGAGTGCCACTTGTGATCGTTATGGACGTTCGCTTTCTGGACGTAGTGCGGCTCCTACACGCAGCACTCCTTACAGCCGGCCAAGAGTGGTCTCCGGGTCGGGTTCCAATGGAAGTGTGGGCAATGCCTCCTCCACATCACCGCAACCGCCTTCGGCACCGCAGACACCGACCAGCCTGCACTCCTCGTCGACGGGTTCGGTGAGCACCAGtgtgagcagcagcagcggcagcacgGGCGGCATTGGATCCACAGCCAGCGCCGGCTGCTTCAGCAGTTCCTACTCGCAGTCCGGCTTTATGCCGGTGGAGGCCAGTCCTACGGCCTCGGTGTTCTCGTATCCCAGCAGCTGGCAGAGCAATGGAAACTACTGGAATGCCACCAGTGTGCCAGGACCAATGCCCATGAATGTGTGCAGTGGCCGCAATATCTGTGAGTGGTGTTAACTTAAACCCtatattagttattaataCGTACTGATAAATTCatgaaattttattgtttcatTAATGACAACCCCCAAGAGGAGTAAGGCCACATAAAAAACCCCACATATTAACCCCTCTCAACTTTCCACAACTCATTAAAGCTCTAtataagtttatttattatccaTTAACTGGTGAAAGCTTTGCTATAGCTCCGACAACTCGTGGCTATATAGTCGGTAGTGATATATAGTTTTAATTGGTAAATTATCAACTGAAATATGAacataatttaattgattaattaatgACAACGTCAAGTGGTTTAAACCGCTAAAAAAATAGCACTTATTAACTCCTTCTCTTCCCTTTCATCAGCCTCCCACAACTCTCCGTCTCCCACGAATGGTTCACCCAGCTATACAACCTCCTCGCCCAGCTATACCATCCACCACCTGACGCCGCACAGTCACCAGTACAACATGGCCCAGACGGACATCTATGGCACAGGAGTGGGTGTTGGAGCCGGTGTAGGAGCGTCGGGATCTCCTCAGGCTGCGTATGGAGCTGCAGCGCACCAGGTGTATCATCCCACGCCAACCTCACCCACCCATCAGCTGTACACGAATGCTGTGCTTAATGCTCCCTCGGCCTTGAGTTATCCCGCCAGTGGATGGCACAACGGTTCTGGGGCAGAGTACGGTCTGTACCAGAATGCAGCGGCCGCTTACTACCAGCCGGAGTACATTCCCCTGGAGATCGGGTAGGTTACTTTGGTGGGGAACTGTGCGCTCTTAC
Proteins encoded:
- the byn gene encoding T-related protein isoform X2 → MTTSHILSAVDPTTGLSGNVSGGGGGGGAGAGAANGGSGSPQHVTHNGHGHGHGHGLGGVVAVAAGGSVSASGNGGHRVVGGASSPSELDRNLRVSLDDRELWLRFQNLTNEMIVTKNGRRMFPVVKISASGLDPAAMYTVLLEFVQVDTHRWKYVNGEWVPGGKAEVPPSNPIYVHPESPNFGAHWMKEPISFAKVKLTNKTNGNGQIMLNSLHKYEPRVHLVRVGSEQRHVVTYPFPETQFIAVTAYQNEEVTSLKIKYNPFAKAFLDAKERPDTLYPHDTHYGWLIPPPTHYTTAAAAAVAAPPPLPIAQSHGLVGSCPSVSSAASVGSSSSATCDRYGRSLSGRSAAPTRSTPYSRPRVVSGSGSNGSVGNASSTSPQPPSAPQTPTSLHSSSTGSVSTSVSSSSGSTGGIGSTASAGCFSSSYSQSGFMPVEASPTASVFSYPSSWQSNGNYWNATSVPGPMPMNVCSGRNISSHNSPSPTNGSPSYTTSSPSYTIHHLTPHSHQYNMAQTDIYGTGVGVGAGVGASGSPQAAYGAAAHQVYHPTPTSPTHQLYTNAVLNAPSALSYPASGWHNGSGAEYGLYQNAAAAYYQPEYIPLEIGYQ
- the byn gene encoding T-related protein isoform X1, which translates into the protein MTTSHILSAVDPTTGLSGNVSGGGGGGGAGAGAANGGSGSPQHVTHNGHGHGHGHGLGGVVAVAAGGSVSASGNGGHRVVGGASSPSELDRNLRVSLDDRELWLRFQNLTNEMIVTKNGRRMFPVVKISASGLDPAAMYTVLLEFVQVDTHRWKYVNGEWVPGGKAEVPPSNPIYVHPESPNFGAHWMKEPISFAKVKLTNKTNGNGQIMLNSLHKYEPRVHLVRVGSEQRHVVTYPFPETQFIAVTAYQNEEVTSLKIKYNPFAKAFLDAKERPDTLYPHDTHYGWLIPPPTHYTTAAAAAVAAPPPLPIAQSHGLVGSCPSVSSAASVGSSSSATCDRYGRSLSGRSAAPTRSTPYSRPRVVSGSGSNGSVGNASSTSPQPPSAPQTPTSLHSSSTGSVSTSVSSSSGSTGGIGSTASAGCFSSSYSQSGFMPVEASPTASVFSYPSSWQSNGNYWNATSVPGPMPMNVCSGRNISSHNSPSPTNGSPSYTTSSPSYTIHHLTPHSHQYNMAQTDIYGTGVGVGAGVGASGSPQAAYGAAAHQVYHPTPTSPTHQLYTNAVLNAPSALSYPASGWHNGSGAEYGLYQNAAAAYYQPEYIPLEIGYAAHPLEPVDVSKTLDDPQAAMYKPSDEQSSIVTLECASSGLKIAHNDIKIETPTLDHSVERGAVSGAVLPTAVVTGAATVSADTWTPLTPPQSTLQ